A section of the Oncorhynchus gorbuscha isolate QuinsamMale2020 ecotype Even-year linkage group LG06, OgorEven_v1.0, whole genome shotgun sequence genome encodes:
- the LOC124037749 gene encoding aquaporin-12-like — translation MSELDVSLGYFLAVVAFGAVFRVLFRKWPCLSFALEFTTSFVLVACLLEVQTIIEIGEWAEGLGSDVTLTLRFVVLLTHGVICAGATGNPSLTLMNFLLLETPTLHTLLALAAQFLGAHLALIVAGYYWAMELNDMHIIKNLLFRECSTALHVSLVQGVYCECVCAFIFYLIYLSLRCRAALVRVPFFAAVLTLLSHAASGYTSAFLNPSLAYGLTFYCPGFTFTEYSVVYCLGPIIGMTLALLLYMGHIPRIFAKNLLYSQKTHIQVPKGDGDEKKK, via the exons ATGTCTGAACTTGATGTCTCCCTTGGTTACTTTCTTGCTGTTGTGGCGTTTGGTGCAGTCTTTAGAGTCCTTTTCAGAAAATGGCCTTGTTTGAGCTTTGCATTAGAGTTCACAACCTCATTTGTGCTGGTGGCGTGCTTGCTGGAGGTGCAGACCATTATAGAGATTGGTGAGTGGGCAGAGGGACTGGGATCAGATGTTACTCTGACACTACGGTTTGTGGTGCTGCTGACCCATGGTGTGATCTGTGCTGGAGCCACTGGAAACCCCTCCCTGACTCTGATGAATTTCCTGCTGCTGGAGACCCCTACTCTGCACACTCTGCTGGCTTTGGCTGCTCAGTTCCTGGGGGCACACCTGGCCCTGATTGTAGCTGGCTACTACTGGGCAATGGAGCTCAATGACATGCACATAATTAAGAACCTGCTATTCAGGGAGTGCAGCACAGCCCTGCATGTCTCCCTGGTGCAGGGGGtctattgtgagtgtgtgtgtgcattcatctTTTATCTGATATACCTCAGCCTGAGATGTCGCGCTGCGTTGGTTCGGGTGCCTTTCTTTGCAGCTGTGCTCACTCTTCTCTCCCATGCAG CCAGTGGTTATACCTCAGCTTTCCTGAACCCCTCCCTGGCCTATGGCCTTACCTTCTACTGTCCTGGGTTTACCTTTACGGAGTACTCAGTGGTCTACTGCCTTGGGCCCATTATTG GAATGACCCTGGCCCTTCTCCTGTACATGGGTCACATCCCCAGGATTTTTGCAAAGAATCTGCTGTATTCCCAGAAGACCCACATACAGGTGCCAAAGGGGGACGGAGATGAAAAGAAAAAGTGA